In uncultured Methanobacterium sp., a genomic segment contains:
- a CDS encoding calcium-transporting P-type ATPase, PMR1-type — protein MKWKKLSVDETLKTLNSSINGLNSSEAQKRLLEHGKNELVEEQKAGPITIFFGQFKDILILILLIAAVAAYFVGDTLDAIVILIVVIINAVVGFIQEYRAEKAMEKLKGLISAEAVVLRDGLEQKVPAGELTLGDIVLLEEGDNVPADLRIIESYDLLIDESAMTGESLPVEKHPNTISGDEHGSENMAFMETDVSSGRGKGVVVETGMDTEIGKIAEMIQGEEEETPLQQKIASLGKTLGLLAVVVCSIVFALEYFQGTPLVETFMTSVSLAVAAVPEGLPAILTLTLALGMQRMAKSNAIVRKLLAVETLGSCNVICTDKTGTLTLNQMTVRDARVTDPEMVYTIAALCNNSTQYDDGKLLGDPTDASLLLYADENGYNRKEMEEKNPRLLEIPLDSTRKRMTTVNQIGPDRYILIKGAPEVLLQKCSQIDGEDGVCSIKPEDTENAMKDLQVMTGNALRVLGFAYRKLGPEENLEDKESLEKDLIFVGLVGMMDPPREEAKQAIAQAKNAGIRVVMITGDHKDTAVAIAREIGIAEGEIVALTGSDLDKLSDQEFENMVDDVSVYARVFPEQKVRIVETLKKKGHVASMTGDGVNDAPALKKAAIGVAMGSGTDVAKESADMLLQDDNFATIVKAVGEGRTIFDNIRRFVRFQLSTNIGAILTITSASIMGLPIPFNPIQVLWINIIMDGPPAQSLGVEPPEKGVMERPPLKEEIIPRRNLIKIAVAGVVMTVGTLALYYYLLSSGTDLIKAMTMAFTVFVMYQIFNVFNCRSDGGFTNKFFFIAIGASFLLQLGVIYLPFLQGVFRTTALGAFDWVIILLVACTIFISDWLVEKFIK, from the coding sequence ATGAAATGGAAAAAATTAAGCGTAGATGAAACTTTAAAAACCCTCAACTCAAGTATTAATGGGTTAAATAGTTCTGAAGCTCAAAAAAGGTTATTAGAACATGGTAAAAACGAACTGGTTGAGGAGCAGAAGGCAGGACCAATCACTATCTTCTTTGGGCAGTTCAAAGACATACTCATCCTGATCTTACTCATTGCCGCAGTTGCAGCATATTTCGTTGGAGACACCCTCGATGCAATTGTAATACTCATAGTGGTTATTATAAATGCTGTGGTTGGATTTATCCAGGAATACCGTGCTGAGAAGGCAATGGAAAAGCTCAAAGGGCTCATATCTGCTGAAGCAGTGGTTTTGAGGGATGGTCTGGAGCAGAAGGTACCTGCAGGAGAACTCACCCTGGGAGATATTGTCCTTTTAGAGGAAGGAGATAATGTACCGGCTGATCTTAGGATAATTGAAAGCTATGACCTTCTTATAGATGAATCAGCCATGACTGGAGAATCATTACCAGTTGAAAAACACCCCAACACCATATCTGGTGATGAACACGGTTCAGAAAACATGGCTTTCATGGAAACTGATGTTTCATCTGGCCGGGGTAAGGGTGTTGTGGTAGAAACTGGTATGGACACCGAGATAGGTAAAATCGCGGAGATGATCCAGGGTGAAGAAGAAGAAACACCATTACAGCAAAAAATTGCCAGTCTCGGTAAGACTCTAGGATTACTGGCTGTAGTGGTTTGTTCAATTGTTTTCGCACTTGAGTACTTCCAGGGAACCCCTCTGGTGGAAACATTCATGACCTCGGTTTCCCTGGCAGTGGCTGCTGTTCCTGAAGGACTCCCTGCAATCTTAACCCTTACACTGGCGCTGGGAATGCAGAGAATGGCTAAAAGCAATGCTATAGTCCGCAAATTACTGGCAGTGGAAACCCTGGGCTCATGTAATGTCATATGTACCGATAAAACGGGAACACTAACCCTGAACCAGATGACAGTCCGGGATGCCAGGGTAACTGACCCCGAAATGGTTTACACCATAGCTGCACTATGTAACAATTCCACCCAGTATGATGATGGTAAACTACTGGGAGATCCCACCGATGCATCACTCTTACTTTATGCTGATGAGAATGGTTACAACCGGAAGGAAATGGAGGAAAAAAATCCCAGACTACTGGAAATACCATTAGACAGCACACGAAAAAGGATGACTACAGTCAATCAGATAGGCCCAGACAGGTACATTCTGATAAAAGGAGCCCCAGAGGTTTTACTCCAGAAATGTTCTCAGATTGATGGCGAAGATGGAGTATGCTCCATCAAACCTGAAGACACTGAAAATGCAATGAAAGACCTTCAGGTGATGACTGGAAACGCACTCCGTGTTCTTGGATTTGCCTACCGCAAACTGGGCCCGGAGGAAAATCTGGAGGATAAGGAATCACTGGAAAAAGACCTTATCTTTGTTGGTCTGGTAGGTATGATGGACCCACCAAGGGAAGAAGCTAAACAGGCCATTGCACAGGCTAAAAATGCAGGTATAAGGGTAGTTATGATCACCGGGGACCATAAGGATACTGCAGTAGCCATAGCACGGGAGATAGGTATTGCTGAAGGTGAAATCGTTGCACTCACCGGCAGTGACCTTGACAAGCTTAGTGACCAGGAATTTGAAAACATGGTGGATGATGTCAGTGTATACGCCCGCGTGTTCCCTGAACAGAAGGTTAGAATTGTTGAAACCCTGAAGAAGAAGGGACATGTTGCATCCATGACTGGGGATGGGGTAAATGATGCTCCTGCCCTTAAAAAGGCAGCTATTGGTGTGGCCATGGGAAGTGGTACCGATGTTGCTAAGGAATCTGCGGACATGCTCCTTCAGGATGATAACTTCGCCACCATAGTCAAAGCAGTGGGTGAAGGACGTACCATATTCGACAACATCCGTCGTTTTGTCCGGTTCCAGCTTTCCACCAACATCGGAGCCATACTCACCATAACATCTGCTTCTATAATGGGACTGCCAATTCCCTTTAACCCCATACAGGTTTTATGGATAAACATCATAATGGATGGACCTCCTGCCCAGTCTCTGGGTGTGGAACCACCAGAAAAGGGTGTTATGGAACGTCCACCACTCAAGGAAGAGATCATCCCCCGGAGAAACCTCATTAAAATAGCAGTGGCTGGGGTGGTCATGACAGTTGGTACACTGGCACTGTATTATTATCTGTTATCCAGTGGCACAGACTTAATCAAGGCCATGACCATGGCTTTCACAGTATTTGTAATGTACCAGATATTTAACGTGTTTAATTGCCGGTCTGATGGAGGATTCACCAACAAATTCTTCTTCATAGCAATTGGAGCATCATTCCTGCTTCAGCTAGGAGTAATTTATCTGCCCTTCCTGCAGGGAGTCTTCCGTACCACTGCTCTTGGTGCGTTTGATTGGGTTATAATCCTGCTGGTTGCCTGTACCATATTCATCAGTGACTGGCTGGTTGAAAAGTTCATAAAATGA